From Tripterygium wilfordii isolate XIE 37 chromosome 13, ASM1340144v1, whole genome shotgun sequence, the proteins below share one genomic window:
- the LOC120013191 gene encoding la-related protein 1B isoform X1, translated as MAATAGSVEETVENGPGSHGNAGKRPAWNKPSNGEFVPVMGADSWPPLSDSARASPKSSSDSLKGSDGSSSSLLIPAPQGAGTATNLATIPPARPKRNSGNGNGSSNGLSPRSGFAHIGNDQLHNSFRNRNGGHHSRGGGSHHHNGGRRDQDRGNFYNRDLQPQRFMQRHRHASPQPPAPNPTPYIGPPSMRPPFHAPMAFPDFVPPVYFYHPPESLRGMPLVAPIPPMFFPAPDPNIYSKIVQQINYWFSGDNLAKDIYLRKNMDDQGWVSIELIAGFKKIAELTNNIQLILDALRSSAVVEVQGDKVRRHNDWERWIMPQLQGPSSPSPQSTLTAGVQSISLEEKASNQADIHPEAFLSTSCDVSNQSQEQSGEGTRLLSVLVNLDHSTSARNLSKEDEC; from the exons ATGGCTGCGACTGCGGGTTCCGTTGAAGAAACTGTGGAGAATGGGCCTGGGTCCCATGGCAATGCTGGAAAGAGGCCGGCTTGGAATAAGCCTTCGAATGGGGAGTTTGTGCCTGTCATGGGAGCCGATTCCTGGCCTCCTCTGTCGGATTCAGCTAGGGCTTCCCCCAAGTCCTCTTCTGATTCATTGAAAGGATCAGATGGATCATCTTCATCGCTCCTCATTCCGGCTCCGCAG GGGGCTGGGACTGCTACTAATTTGGCTACTATACCACCTGCACGCCCAAAGCGCAATAGTGGCAATGGCAATGGATCATCTAATGGTCTATCCCCTAGGAGTGGATTTGCCCATATTGGCAATGATCAGCTGCACAATTCCTTTAGAAACCGCAATGGTGGTCACCATTCACGTGGAGGTGGTTCTCATCATCACAATGGGGGCAGACGTGATCAGGACCGGGGGAATTTCTACAATAGAGATTTGCAGCCTCAGAGATTTATGCAAAGGCATAGACATGCATCACCACAACCACCTGCTCCTAATCCCACTCCTTACATCGGACCACCATCTATGCGGCCCCCATTCCATGCTCCTATGGCATTTCCTG ATTTTGTACCTCCTGTCTATTTCTATCATCCTCCAGAATCACTTAGGGGTATGCCTTTAGTTGCGCCAATACCGCCGATGTTCTTTCCTGCTCCAGACCCCAACATATATTCTAAGATAGTGCAGCAAATTAACTATTGGTTCAG TGGTGACAATTTAGCTAAGGATATATACCTGCGGAAGAACATGGATGACCAGGGCTGGGTTTCAATTGAATTAATAGCTGGCTTCAAAAAG ATTGCTGAATTGACTAACAATATCCAACTTATCTTGGATGCTTTAAGAAGTTCAGCTGTGGTTGAAGTgcag GGTGACAAAGTAAGGAGGCACAATGATTGGGAGAGATGGATAATGCCTCAGCTTCAAGGTCCAAGTTCTCCCAGTCCTCAGTCTACACTGACAGCCGGTGTTCAAAGCATTTCTCTCGAGGAAAAAGCATCTAACCAAGCAGATATTCATCCAGAAGCATTTCTGAGCACATCCTGTGATGTGAGCAATCAGTCGCAAGAGCAGAGTGGTGAGGGAACAAGACTCCTGAGCGTTCTAGTAAATTTGGATCATTCTACTTCAGCAAGAAATTTGAGCAAGGAAGATGAGTGCTAG
- the LOC120011917 gene encoding F-box protein At4g35930-like, which translates to MGKKSPKDKNTRTPKQKRRSRSSANKYLKPGALAQLRYSKASAANSCTDLGKKRIGFVDAKKTENDGQMIQNKVGDKTPLMLSPVDLRKQNSLVRTPITPRTEECQSESRLECLPIELLVKILCHLHHDQLKAVFHVSQRIRKAVVIARQFHFNYTTPDRSRQEMLMTMTPRPTEHWPFVKGDRKGVLMPSPHTPKAPRHGARPPSRMKASEMRRIAAVLFQDSAFPTRHMVPPVVPKPPCKPLASNRVLFYEDELCQAVAQNKLH; encoded by the exons ATGGGAAAAAAGTCTCCGAAGGATAAAAATACAAGAACACCCAAACAGAAAAGGCGATCACGGAGCTCTGCCAACAAGTACTTGAAACCGGGAGCTCTTGCTCAGCTAAGGTACAGCAAAGCCTCTGCTGCCAACTCATGCACGGATCTTGGGAAGAAAAGGATTGGATTTGTGGATGCCAAGAAGACAGAGAATGATGGGCAAATGATTCAAAATAAGGTTGGTGATAAAACCCCTTTGATGCTATCACCTGTGGATTTGCGTAAGCAGAATAGTTTAGTTCGGACACCAATCACTCCTCGAACTGAAGAGTGTCAATCTGAATCGCGCCTTGAATGTCTTCCCATTGAGTTACTG GTTAAAATATTGTGTCACTTGCACCATGATCAACTGAAggcagtttttcacgtttctcagAGGATTAGAAAAGCC GTTGTGATTGCAAGGCAATTTCACTTTAATTACACAACTCCAGATCGCAGTCGACAGGAGATGTTAATGACAATGACTCCAAGACCTACAGAACACTGGCCTTTTGTAAA AGGGGATCGTAAGGGTGTTTTGATGCCTAGCCCACATACCCCCAAAGCACCAAGACATGGTGCTCGGCCACCCTCTCGCATGAAAGCATCCGAGATGAGACGCATTGCAGCTGTATTGTTCCAAGATTCTGCATTTCCTACGAGGCATATGGTACCTCCTGTTGTGCCCAAGCCGCCTTGTAAACCTCTGGCTTCTAATAGGGTATTATTTTATGAGGATGAGTTATGTCAGGCTGTTGCTCAGAACAAGCTTCATTGA
- the LOC120011920 gene encoding SKP1-like protein 1A gives MDSSKKIKLISSDGELFEVDETVAMEARTIKHMIEDGVSEGGIPIPNVTSNVLAKVIEYCKTHVESKSADGPGSLSDGELKAWDKEFMKVDHCTIFHLILAANFLEIKGLLELSCQTVANMIKGKTPEEIRKNFNIKNDFTEEEEAEIRRENQWAFE, from the exons ATGGACTCATCAAAGAAGATCAAGCTGATCAGTTCCGACGGAGAGTTGTTTGAGGTGGACGAGACGGTGGCGATGGAGGCCCGGACAATCAAGCATATGATTGAGGACGGTGTCTCCGAAGGAGGAATCCCTATTCCTAACGTCACAAGCAATGTTCTGGCCAAGGTTATCGAATACTGCAAGACCCACGTCGAGTCCAAGTCCGCTGATGGTCCTGGTAGCCTCTCCGATGGTGAACTTAAGGCCTGGGACAAAGAGTTCATGAAAGTCGACCATTGCACAATCTTCCATCTCATACTG GCTGCAAATTTTCTGGAGATAAAGGGGCTGCTGGAACTTTCTTGCCAGACAGTGGCTAATATGATCAAGGGAAAGACTCCAGAGGAGATCAGGAAGAATTTCAACATCAAGAATGATTTTACGGAGGAAGAGGAGGCGGAGATTCGCAGGGAGAACCAATGGGCATTCGAATGA
- the LOC120012014 gene encoding aspartyl protease family protein 1-like, whose protein sequence is MNEEGERMVYFFRLVLIALSIFVAFDFKGYHCSGGRIFSLKMHHRFSDSIKNWSLSTGKFFDWPVKKGSFEYYAILAHRDRLMRLRGRKLSDLESPLAFSDGNSTFRISSLGFLHYATVELGTPGMKFMVALDTGSDLFWVPCDCSRCAPTQGTAYASEFELSVYSPKESSTSKKVTCNNLLCEHRNRCPGTFSDCPYMVSYVSAQTSTSGILVEDVLHLATGDTNEELVEAYVTFGCGQVQSGSFLDIAAPNGLFGLGMEKISVPSILSREGLTADSFSMCFGHDGIGRINFGDKGSSDQEETPFNANPPHPTYNITMIQIRVGTTLIDVDLTALFDSGTSFTYLVDPTYTSLAENFHSQTRDRRRPLDSRIPFEYCYYMSPDANSSLIPSLSLTMKGGSHFAVYDPIIVISTPTELVYCLAVVKSAELNIVGQNFMTGYRVVFDREKLVLGWKKFDCYDIDEYNTIPIERHNSTVPPAVAAGLGNYPTPNSTKESRNFSESSAALPSYHSHTSFLPVFSFAFTLYLLL, encoded by the exons ATGAacgaagaaggagaaagaatgGTTTATTTCTTCAGATTAGTACTCATCGCGCTCTCAATCTTTGTCGCCTTTGACTTCAAAGGCTATCATTGCAGTGGCGGCCGCATCTTCAGCTTGAAGATGCATCACCGCTTCTCCGATTCCATCAAGAACTGGTCCCTTTCCACCGGGAAATTCTTCGACTGGCCCGTTAAGAAGGGAAGCTTCgagtactatgccatcttggcACACCGCGATCGACTCATGCGTTTGCGTGGCCGTAAGCTTTCCGATTTGGAGTCGCCCCTTGCTTTCTCTGATGGAAACTCGACGTTTCGGATTAGCTCGCTGggatt tttgcacTATGCGACGGTTGAATTGGGGACGCCAGGGATGAAATTCATGGTGGCGCTAGATACTGGGAGTGATCTGTTTTGGGTGCCATGTGATTGCAGTAGATGCGCGCCTACTCAGGGTACTGCTTATGCTTCT GAGTTTGAGCTAAGTGTTTACAGTCCTAAAGAGTCATCAACAAGCAAAAAAGTCACCTGCAACAACCTTTTGTGTGAACACCGTAATCGCTGCCCTGGAACATTCAGTGATTGCCCTTACATGGTCTCTTATGTCTCTGCTCAAACTTCTACTTCTGGGATCTTGGTGGAGGATGTTCTGCACTTAGCAACAGGAGATACCAATGAGGAGTTGGTTGAGGCATATGTCACGTTTGG CTGTGGACAGGTTCAGAGTGGCTCATTTCTTGACATTGCAGCTCCCAATGGCTTGTTTGGGCTCGGTATGGAAAAGATATCGGTTCCTAGCATTTTATCCAGGGAAGGCTTGACAGCAGATTCTTTCTCTATGTGTTTTGGACATGATGGAATAGGAAGGATCAATTTCGGAGACAAGGGCAGTTCTGACCAGGAAGAGACCCCATTTAATGCGAATCCACCACA CCCAACGTATAATATTACAATGATTCAAATTCGAGTAGGAACAACATTGATTGATGTGGATTTGACAGCTCTTTTTGATTCTGGGACCTCTTTTACGTATCTCGTGGACCCAACTTATACGAGCCTTGCTGAGAAT TTCCATTCACAGACCAGAGATAGGCGTCGTCCACTTGATTCGAGGATACCTTTTGAATATTGTTATTATATGAG TCCCGATGCAAATTCTAGTTTGATACCAAGCCTGAGTTTAACCATGAAAGGTGGAAGCCACTTTGCTGTCTATGATCCTATCATTGTCATCTCCACTCCG ACTGAACTTGTTTATTGCTTGGCTGTTGTCAAGAGTGCAGAACTGAATATTGTTGGGC AAAACTTTATGACCGGCTACCGCGTTGTGTTTGAtcgagaaaaacttgttttgGGTTGGAAGAAGTTTGACT GTTATGACATTGATGAATACAACACTATCCCAATTGAACGACACAACTCCACTGTACCTCCTGCTGTTGCCGCCGGACTAGGCAACTACCCTACTCCAAATTCAACAAAAGAGAGCAGGAATTTTTCAGAGAGTTCAGCTGCCTTACCGTCCTACCATAGCCATACATCTTTCCTGCCAGTCTTCAGTTTCGCCTTCACATTATATCTATTGTTGTAG
- the LOC120013191 gene encoding la-related protein 1C isoform X2 → MAATAGSVEETVENGPGSHGNAGKRPAWNKPSNGEFVPVMGADSWPPLSDSARASPKSSSDSLKGSDGSSSSLLIPAPQGAGTATNLATIPPARPKRNSGNGNGSSNGLSPRSGFAHIGNDQLHNSFRNRNGGHHSRGGGSHHHNGGRRDQDRGNFYNRDLQPQRFMQRHRHASPQPPAPNPTPYIGPPSMRPPFHAPMAFPESLRGMPLVAPIPPMFFPAPDPNIYSKIVQQINYWFSGDNLAKDIYLRKNMDDQGWVSIELIAGFKKIAELTNNIQLILDALRSSAVVEVQGDKVRRHNDWERWIMPQLQGPSSPSPQSTLTAGVQSISLEEKASNQADIHPEAFLSTSCDVSNQSQEQSGEGTRLLSVLVNLDHSTSARNLSKEDEC, encoded by the exons ATGGCTGCGACTGCGGGTTCCGTTGAAGAAACTGTGGAGAATGGGCCTGGGTCCCATGGCAATGCTGGAAAGAGGCCGGCTTGGAATAAGCCTTCGAATGGGGAGTTTGTGCCTGTCATGGGAGCCGATTCCTGGCCTCCTCTGTCGGATTCAGCTAGGGCTTCCCCCAAGTCCTCTTCTGATTCATTGAAAGGATCAGATGGATCATCTTCATCGCTCCTCATTCCGGCTCCGCAG GGGGCTGGGACTGCTACTAATTTGGCTACTATACCACCTGCACGCCCAAAGCGCAATAGTGGCAATGGCAATGGATCATCTAATGGTCTATCCCCTAGGAGTGGATTTGCCCATATTGGCAATGATCAGCTGCACAATTCCTTTAGAAACCGCAATGGTGGTCACCATTCACGTGGAGGTGGTTCTCATCATCACAATGGGGGCAGACGTGATCAGGACCGGGGGAATTTCTACAATAGAGATTTGCAGCCTCAGAGATTTATGCAAAGGCATAGACATGCATCACCACAACCACCTGCTCCTAATCCCACTCCTTACATCGGACCACCATCTATGCGGCCCCCATTCCATGCTCCTATGGCATTTCCTG AATCACTTAGGGGTATGCCTTTAGTTGCGCCAATACCGCCGATGTTCTTTCCTGCTCCAGACCCCAACATATATTCTAAGATAGTGCAGCAAATTAACTATTGGTTCAG TGGTGACAATTTAGCTAAGGATATATACCTGCGGAAGAACATGGATGACCAGGGCTGGGTTTCAATTGAATTAATAGCTGGCTTCAAAAAG ATTGCTGAATTGACTAACAATATCCAACTTATCTTGGATGCTTTAAGAAGTTCAGCTGTGGTTGAAGTgcag GGTGACAAAGTAAGGAGGCACAATGATTGGGAGAGATGGATAATGCCTCAGCTTCAAGGTCCAAGTTCTCCCAGTCCTCAGTCTACACTGACAGCCGGTGTTCAAAGCATTTCTCTCGAGGAAAAAGCATCTAACCAAGCAGATATTCATCCAGAAGCATTTCTGAGCACATCCTGTGATGTGAGCAATCAGTCGCAAGAGCAGAGTGGTGAGGGAACAAGACTCCTGAGCGTTCTAGTAAATTTGGATCATTCTACTTCAGCAAGAAATTTGAGCAAGGAAGATGAGTGCTAG
- the LOC120011918 gene encoding protein FD-like isoform X1 translates to MLSGGCGDIKYSRGSSSTTSSSITSSSPSISVSLGAKTMEEVWKDITLLQDQSVMTPRPATTHNHHHHHQHLHNNPNYTLQDFLARPFNKDPASTVVHGASHPASHVLSLNSGTGFDFLEPSYEHLRVSNGSALNNPFEDLGSSNGLPRFGKKRVQEPDNGSSDRRHKRMIKNRESAVRSRARKQAYTNELELEVAQLMEENARLKSQQEQVQLRLAAAAAAQIPKTHTLHRTSTAPF, encoded by the exons ATGTTGTCTGGTGGGTGTGGAGATATCAAATACAGCAGAGGCTCATCATCAACAACGTCGTCTTCTATTACATCTTCATCGCCTTCAATTTCAGTCTCATTAGGAGCCAAAACCATGGAAGAAGTTTGGAAAGACATCACTCTCCTACAAGACCAGTCAGTCATGACACCTAGACCTGCAACAACCCAcaatcaccaccaccatcatcagcATCTTCACAATAATCCCAACTATACCCTCCAAGACTTCCTTGCCAGACCCTTTAACAAAGACCCAGCATCGACAGTCGTCCATGGCGCTTCGCATCCTGCCAGTCATGTTTTGAGCTTGAATTCTGGAACTGGGTTTGATTTCTTGGAGCCTAGCTATGAGCACTTACGAGTCTCAAATGGCTCTGCTCTTAATAACCCATTTGAGGATTTGGGCTCCTCTAATGGTTTACCTCGTTTTGGGAAGAAAAGGGTCCAGGAACCTGATAACGGCTCGAGCGATAGAAGGCATAAGCGCATGATCAAGAACAGAGAATCCGCAGTTCGATCAAGAGCTCGAAAGCAG GCATATACGAACGAACTGGAGCTTGAAGTAGCACAGTTAATGGAAGAGAATGCGAGGCTCAAGAGTCAGCAAGAACAG GTCCAGTTGCGcttagcagcagcagcagcagctcaGATTCCCAAGACTCACACGCTTCATCGAACGTCAACTGCTCCATTTTGA
- the LOC120011918 gene encoding protein FD-like isoform X2: MLSGGCGDIKYSRGSSSTTSSSITSSSPSISVSLGAKTMEEVWKDITLLQDQSVMTPRPATTHNHHHHHQHLHNNPNYTLQDFLARPFNKDPASTVVHGASHPASHVLSLNSGTGFDFLEPSYEHLRVSNGSALNNPFEDLGSSNGLPRFGKKRVQEPDNGSSDRRHKRMIKNRESAVRSRARKQAYTNELELEVAQLMEENARLKSQQEQLRLAAAAAAQIPKTHTLHRTSTAPF; encoded by the exons ATGTTGTCTGGTGGGTGTGGAGATATCAAATACAGCAGAGGCTCATCATCAACAACGTCGTCTTCTATTACATCTTCATCGCCTTCAATTTCAGTCTCATTAGGAGCCAAAACCATGGAAGAAGTTTGGAAAGACATCACTCTCCTACAAGACCAGTCAGTCATGACACCTAGACCTGCAACAACCCAcaatcaccaccaccatcatcagcATCTTCACAATAATCCCAACTATACCCTCCAAGACTTCCTTGCCAGACCCTTTAACAAAGACCCAGCATCGACAGTCGTCCATGGCGCTTCGCATCCTGCCAGTCATGTTTTGAGCTTGAATTCTGGAACTGGGTTTGATTTCTTGGAGCCTAGCTATGAGCACTTACGAGTCTCAAATGGCTCTGCTCTTAATAACCCATTTGAGGATTTGGGCTCCTCTAATGGTTTACCTCGTTTTGGGAAGAAAAGGGTCCAGGAACCTGATAACGGCTCGAGCGATAGAAGGCATAAGCGCATGATCAAGAACAGAGAATCCGCAGTTCGATCAAGAGCTCGAAAGCAG GCATATACGAACGAACTGGAGCTTGAAGTAGCACAGTTAATGGAAGAGAATGCGAGGCTCAAGAGTCAGCAAGAACAG TTGCGcttagcagcagcagcagcagctcaGATTCCCAAGACTCACACGCTTCATCGAACGTCAACTGCTCCATTTTGA